The following proteins come from a genomic window of Venturia canescens isolate UGA chromosome 4, ASM1945775v1, whole genome shotgun sequence:
- the Snx17 gene encoding sorting nexin-17 — MHFSIPDTQEFDNSSGNPYVAYNIHINGLFHCSVRYKQLLNLHEQLLKSLDVPLPSFPPKKFFPLTVNQQEDRRLALERYIQNIGQNKMINTSDILNGFLLSAQQETGGKSIKNESINVVFMNGQSIVVNISTVDSSKTVLKKICRQLNLQEQLDVYFALFMVIINEGHVNVLRRLQDFESPLITQENIGAFGVRLMFAKGYWNIGFDMELMRDPVGLELLYIQTLSEIEQGCIPLNDEVTCRLREAQNRGEKREFLEVARTMKYYGYVNFVPCYCDYLYPEAKVIVAIGRNELRLRTVDETKAQEAEFKVTRMHCWRITSLHNNIETSEKTSERSLELSFEYLVAKNQLEWITISSEQAILMSVCLQAMIDELLFQNAGADKAAVLPGKSWTYIMRDGHSRRLMGSTSSDNICKVSEDEESGSRKTEPIIKTLVKRFSAGKSNSLSEKRTTVVEPIRRYTNDCDIMENNAFHTIGDDDL; from the exons ATGCATTTTTCAATACCTGATACCCAAGAATTTGATAATTCGTCAGGTAACCCATATGTG gCTTACAATATTCACATAAATGGCTTGTTCCACTGTTCAGTGCGGTATAAACAGTTGCTCAATCTACATGAGCAATTGCTCAAAAGTTTGGACGTCCCTTTGCCGTCATTTCctccaaaaaaattcttcccccTCACAGTGAATCAGCAGGAAGATCGCCGTCTTGCCTTAGAACGATATATACAGAATATTGGACAAAACAAAATGATTAACACTTCGGACATACTGAATGGTTTCTTGTTAAGTGCTCAACAAGAGACCGGTGGAAAatctataaaaaatgaaagcaTCAATGTGGTTTTTATGAATGGCCAAAGCATTGTTGTTAACATTTCTACGGTGGATAGCTCCAAAACAGTCTTGAAG AAAATCTGTAGACAACTGAATTTACAAGAGCAACTCGATGTCTATTTTGCACTTTTTATGGTGATTATCAACGAAGGTCACGTTAATG TTCTACGTAGATTGCAGGATTTCGAATCACCTCTAATAACTCAGGAAAATATTGGTGCTTTCGGAGTTAGACTTATGTTCGCCAAGGGATATTGGAACATAGGATTCGATATGGAGTTAATGCGTGATCCAGTTGGTCTGGAATTGCTCTATATCCAAACGTTATCCGAAATCGAGCAGGGATGTATACCATTAAACGATGAAGTAACATGTCGACTTCGCGAAGCCCAGAACCGCGGCGAGAAGCGGGAG TTTTTAGAAGTGGCACGTACTATGAAGTACTACGGTTACGTAAACTTCGTTCCATGCTATTGTGATTACTTGTATCCTGAAGCAAAGGTAATAGTAGCGATAGGCAGGAACGAATTACGCTTGCGAACTGTGGATGAAACGAAAGCGCAGGAGGCAGAATTTAAAGTCACGAGAATGCACTGTTGGAGAATAACATCTCTACATaat AATATCGAAACCTCCGAAAAAACAAGTGAACGTAGTCTCGAATTGTCATTCGAATACCTCGTGGCAAAAAATCAACTGGAGTGGATCACAATTTCATCGGAACAGGCTATTCTCATGTCTGTCTGCTTGCAAGCCATGATCGACGAACTGTTGTTCCAAAACGCCGGTGCAGATAAGGCTGCA GTACTTCCGGGCAAATCGTGGACGTACATAATGCGCGATGGTCATAGTCGTCGGTTGATGGGATCTACATCGAGCGACAATATCTGCAAAGTGTCCGAAGATGAAGAGAGTGGGAGTCGTAAAACCGagccaattattaaaacatTAGTCAAAAGATTTTCAGCCGGAAAATCAAATAGTTTGAGCGAAAAACGAACAACCGTCGTTGAACCAATACGACGATATACAAATGATTGTGATATTATGGAAAATAATGCATTTCATACGATAGGCGATGATGATTTGTAG
- the LOC122409095 gene encoding uncharacterized protein encodes MAIAKIKSLLDSGLKNVTAPLGAVTDRIQNLEPEVGIRMVHCPTDKTLRVMVLGARHLPQNFGFTKVNSYVVKIKLLPDKQQYETTSKNESWPQWNEEFTFKLRKETKSRLTKPQSTEEGLDASRFVIATLYAILENKPLISSERKGTEKENATKQSPKKGETTSGGAASGSNESKTNKFFGQLFDKKKGSSEATGVDKKNVDKRRVIGATTISLDPKNFVTKQPKSNYSNDVSTGEIWKPLRAITSGISGADERRESQKGQVELVLTRELTEKKDGTSSRLVLSLSRLRCSLQMMHEQETLKGQLYIKMSVIEDGRVTQFWKSNRFPPSVSLKFATDEARVVAENPIDGVFKDASFVVKFTLKNKMGKKTPIGQLEIGPDVGGSCGDQWKEALEKPGRPITKWQKFE; translated from the exons ATGGCGATCGCCAAGATTAAAAGTCTTCTCGACAGTGGCCTGAAAAACGTGACTGCTCCTCTCGGAGCAGTCACGGATCGGATACAGAATTTGGAACCGGAAGTCGGGATACGAATGGTCCATTGCCCAACCGACAAAACTCTACGTGTAATGGTCCTCGGTGCCAGACACCTGCCACAAAACTTTGGATTCACAAAAGTCAATAGCTACGTTGTCAAG ATAAAACTATTGCCAGACAAGCAGCAATACGAAACAACATCTAAAAACGAATCTTGGCCGCAATGGAACGAAGAGTTTACATTTAAATTGCGCAAAGAGACGAAATCTCGATTGACAAAGCCACAAAGCACCGAAGAAGGTCTTGACGCTTCGAGATTCGTGATAGCAACTTTGTACGCCATACTCGAAAATAAGCCGTTGATATCGAGTGAGCGGAAAGGAACCGAGAAAGAAAACGCAACGAAACAATCACCGAAAAAAGGGGAAACAACGAGCGGAGGAGCAGCTTCCGGTTCGAATGAATCCAAGACCAACAAATTCTTTGGCCAGTTGTTCGACAAGAAAAAAGGATCTTCCGAGGCAACGGGCgtcgacaaaaaaaatgtagacaAGAGGCGAGTTATCGGTGCAACAACGATATCGCTCGACCCGAAAAACTTTGTGACGAAACAACCGAAATCTAATTATTCTAATGACGTGTCGACTGGAGAAATTTGGAAACCGTTGAGGGCAATCACCAGTGGAATTTCTGGTGCTGACGAAAGG CGAGAGAGCCAAAAAGGCCAAGTAGAATTGGTTCTGACGAGGGAGCTGACTGAAAAAAAGGACGGGACCTCATCCCGATTGGTTTTGAGCCTTTCGCGATTGCGATGTTCCCTTCAAATGATGCACGAGCAGGAAACTCTCAAAGGTCAGCTTTACATTAAAATGTCAGTCATCGAAGACGGGAGAGTAACACAATTTTGGAAAAGTAATCGTTTTCCACCATCCGTGTCTCTCAAATTCGCAACCGATGAGGCTAGAGTCGTTGCTGAAAATCCAATTGACGGTGTATTCAAAGATGCCAGTTTCGTCGTCaaatttacattgaaaaataaaatgg GCAAGAAAACACCAATCGGTCAATTAGAAATAGGGCCAGACGTTGGTGGAAGTTGCGGTGACCAGTGGAAGGAAGCATTGGAGAAGCCTGGAAGGCCAATcacaaaatggcaaaaattTGAATAG
- the glu gene encoding structural maintenance of chromosomes protein 4, which yields MANESDTNKDSGDGMEIDAGDDLHNESDEEGGLHIAEDIYIPPPPKKNNDLDTQAPRLMINNIVNENFKSYAGKVTIGPFDKCFSAIIGPNGSGKSNVIDSMLFVFGYRASKIRLKKISELIHNSSQHKDIRSCSVSIHFSKIVDKGSGTYDKVPNSTVIISRTAFKDNSSFYELNGKKVQFKEIAKLLRSEGVDLDHNRFLILQGEVEQIAMMKPKGQTDQDSGMLEFLEDIIGTTRYKEPLEKLSQNVELLTERRVEKLNRLRLVESEKDALVEPMQDAVQYLKIENSITKLQHELYHCKKFAVLADLDEQKGKKDELDADYASLNAEMKKVDEEKQVITKEVNEKCNKWDALQRRKDKASAKFDEIRKQDEVFHAELVETNKRRKMNANILKTEKSNLEDLAKVPEKNAKSIEECKSLVEKSSVARKKEEEALEKLMKGLREKTEPLLKERKEFETKLIDLRKNVDQAKAICDLAESELNIYTSMEQAEKQKLEELQETYRKGSDIFKQRKQELTTLETKIPITAKNLHEAKKELENVRTREAHATSKLRDMRVHFEEKRSAMNASRSRNRVIDALMQEKRAGRMPGLFGRLGDLGAIDAKYDIAVSTACGALDNVVVDTLKTAQACILYLRQNDIGRTTFIPLEKQERYAPQCRQKITTPENVPRLFDLIKVEDTRVLPAFYYALRNTLVANDLNQATRIAYGQQRYRVVTLKGELIELSGTMSGGGRTALQGRMGQSVVRSEPTAAEIETLQTNLDTVYQECNDLRLKQKSLEDQITTLETALKQMTGDRDKFEIETKGFAEQEPTLRARIKAQKEKCTQVVSSPKEVERLEKALEGARADYKKVKERSQITEDAVKRLSDEIEKLSGGIVKEQQNKIGALSKTIDKAEAEIRRLHVSVKTAERNTKKSEQRIETLENDVKMCEQKIRDIQKQKTDLEEIAKQLLEEIKELAEALTERDEIGAASKEKLNALAARESKMKVLKIDLEQKIRDADKKLSELKELVPEYERRIASLKLHEIPGETTETLDILTDEQVQELNSTNVSAQLQKAKKRLPSEIPNMQVIKDYHVKEAAYLKRVAELDEITSERNKLRDLYDMAKRRRTEEFLAGFAIITSKLKQMYQMITLDGDAELELVDSMDPFSEGIVFSVRPPKKSWKNISNLSGGEKTLSSLALVFALHHYKPSPVYFMDEIDAALDFKNISIVGNYIKDRAKNSQFIIISLRDNMFELANTLVGIYKTYDATKSVTINMEGHEGNNGLPTTTQTGIIPKNPYCSQASRQLSQAANKTAMPSASLPARVESQAPPVVPETPSRPSTGELNLSLGDLSLPPTPMKTPTRRQSSESNSDVGESKRKSSRKRRRL from the exons ATGGCCAATGAGAGTGACACGAACAAGGATTCCGGTGATGGAATGGAAATTGATGCAGGCGATGATCTACACAACGAATCTGATGAAGAAGGAGGCTTGCACATTGCGGAAGACATTTATATTCCTCCGCcgccaaaaaaaaataatgatttagaCACACAAGCCCCTAGACTCATGATCAACAATattgtgaatgaaaattttaagagCTACGCCGGGAAAGTGACAATCGGACCTTTCGACAAATGCTTCTCTGCGATAATCGGCCCAAACGGCAGTGGAAAGAGTAACGTCATAGATTCTATGCTATTCGTATTTGGCTACAGAGCTAgcaaaattcgtttgaaaaagaTTTCCGAACTTATTCACAACTCCAGTCAACATAAGGATATCAGAAGTTGTTCAGTCTCCATCCACTTCAGCAAAATCGTAGATAAG GGAAGCGGGACATATGACAAAGTCCCTAACAGCACTGTTATAATATCGAGAACAGCATTTAAAGATAACTCGTCGTTCTATgaattgaatggaaaaaaagtccAATTCAAGGAGATTGCAAAGTTATTGAGATCGGAAGGAGTGGATCTTGATCACAACAGATTCCTGATTCTGCAG GGTGAAGTTGAGCAGATAGCAATGATGAAGCCCAAAGGACAGACCGACCAAGATTCTGGTATGCTTGAATTTCTTGAGGACATTATTGGTACAACCAGATACAAAGAGCCATTAGAAAAACTGTCCCAAAACGTAGAGTTACTTACGGAGAGACGAGTTGAGAAACTCAACCGTTTGCGCCTAGTTGAATCTGAGAAAGATGCACTGGTCGAACCAATGCAGGATGCAGTGCAGtatttgaaaatagaaaatagcaTAACGAAATTACAACACGAATTATACCACTGCAAAAA GTTCGCAGTTTTAGCGGATCTAGATGagcaaaaaggaaaaaaagatgaaCTTGACGCAGACTATGCTTCGCTCAATgcagagatgaaaaaagttgacGAAGAGAAGCAAGTAATAACGAAAGAGGTGAATGAGAAGTGCAACAAGTGGGACGCGTTGCAACGTCGAAAAGACAAGGCCTCAGCAAAGTTCGATGAAATAAGAAAACAGGATGAGGTTTTTCACGCTGAGCTCGTTGAAACGAATAAGCGTCGTAAAATGAACGCCAATATCttaaaaacggaaaaatcgaatttggaGGATTTGGCCAAAGTGCCAGAGAAAAATGCGAAAAGTATTGAAGAATGCAAAAGCTTAGTAGAGAAATCGAGTGTTGCGcggaaaaaagaggaagaagctttggaaaaattgatgaaaggCCTACGCGAGAAAACCGAGCCATTGCTCAAGGAGCGTAAAGAATTCGAGACGAAATTGAtagatttgagaaaaaacgtcGATCAAGCAAAGGCCATTTGCGATCTCGCAGAGTCGGAGCTCAATATTTACACGTCAATGGAGCAAGCTGAGAAACAAAAACTCGAAGAACTCCAAGAAACGTACAGAAAGGGGAGTGATATTTTCAAGCAGCGGAAGCAAGAATTAACCACtcttgaaacaaaaattccgaTCACAGCGAAGAATCTTCACGAAGCGAAGAAAGAGCTGGagaacgtgagaacgcggGAAGCTCACGCGACCTCGAAACTCAGAGACATGAGAGTGCATTTTGAGGAGAAAAGATCAGCGATGAACGCGAGTAGATCAAGAAATCGTGTAATCGACGCTCTTATGCAAGAAAAACGAGCCGGACGGATGCCCGGTTTGTTCGGGCGCCTCGGGGACCTCGGTGCGATCGACGCTAAATACGATATAGCAGTTTCAACAGCTTGCGGTGCGCTCGACAACGTCGTCGTTGACACTCTGAAAACGGCCCAAGCATGTATTTTGTATTTGCGACAGAATGACATTGGTCGGACGACTTTCATACCGCTCGAGAAACAAGAACGATACGCTCCACAGTGTCGTCAGAAAATAACAACTCCGGAGAATGTGCCAAGGCTCTTCGATCTCATTAAGGTCGAAGACACAAGAGTTCTTCCGGCTTTTTACTACGCTCTCCGTAATACTCTTGTAGCAAATGATTTGAATCAAGCAACACGAATCGCTTATGGCCAGCAGCGATACCGCGTCGTTACGCTCAAAGGAGAGCTCATCGAGCTGTCGGGAACGATGAGCGGTGGTGGCAGGACCGCTCTTCAAGGACGCATGGGTCAAAGTGTTGTACGGAGCGAACCGACCGCCGCAGAGATCGAAACATTACAGACTAATCTCGACACTGTTTACCAAGAGTGCAATGATTTAAGATTGAAACAAAAGTCTCTGGAAGATCAAATAACTACGTTGGAAACAGCTCTCAAGCAAATGACCGGTGATCGCGATAAGTTTGAAATCGAAACGAAGGGATTTGCAGAGCAAGAACCCACGCTGCGAGCCCGAATCAAGGCACAAAAGGAAAAGTGTACCCAGGTTGTTTCGAGCCCGAAAGAAGTTGAACGTCTTGAAAAAGCTCTCGAAGGGGCCCGCGCCGATTACAAAAAGGTCAAGGAACGTTCGCAAATAACTGAAGATGCAGTTAAGCGTTTGAGCGAcgagattgaaaaactttccGGAGGTATTGTCAAAGAGCAGCAGAATAAAATCGGTGCATTGTCGAAAACCATTGATAAAGCGGAAGCGGAGATCCGACGGCTTCACGTCTCCGTTAAAACGGCTGAGAGGAATACGAAAAAATCAGAACAAagaatagaaacattggaaaacgATGTGAAAATGTGTGAACAGAAAATTCGGGATATTCAAAAACAGAAGACGGATTTGGAAGAGATCGCAAAACAATTATTGGAAGAGATTAAAGAGCTTGCCGAAGCGCTCACCGAGAGAGACGAGATTGGAGCAGCCtcgaaggaaaaattgaaCGCTCTCGCAGCTCGTGAAAGCAAAATGAAAGTCTTAAAGATTGAtcttgaacaaaaaattcgcGACGCTGATAAAAAACTGAGCGAATTGAAAGAGCTCGTACCAGAGTACGAGCGAAGAATCGCGAGTCTCAAACTCCACGAAATACCAGGTGAAACTACCGAGACGCTTGATATTCTGACGGATGAACAAGTTCAGGAATTAAATTCTACGAATGTTTCTGCCCAACTGCAAAAAGCGAAGAAAAGGTTACCGAGCGAGATACCGAATATGCAGGTTATCAAGGATTATCACGTAAAAGAAGCGGCGTATCTCAAGAGAGTAGCCGAACTCGACGAAATCACTTCGGAGAGGAACAAACTCCGGGATCTTTATGACATGGCGAAGCGAAGACGCACTGAGGAATTTCTAGCCGGTTTTGCAATAATAACGAGCAAACTTAAGCAAATGTATCAAATGATAACATTGGACGGTGATGCGGAACTCGAGCTCGTCGATTCCATGGATCCATTTAGCGAAGGCATCGTCTTCAGCGTCCGACCGCCCAAGAAGTCTTGGAAAAACATAAGCAATTTGAGCGGTGGTGAAAAAACTCTCAGCTCTTTAGCCCTGGTGTTTGCTTTGCATCACTACAAGCCTTCGCCCGTTTATTTCATGGACGAAATCGACGCAGCGCTCGATTTCAAGAACATATCGATCGTTGGAAACTACATAAAAGATCGTGCCAAAAATTCACAATTCATCATCATATCTTTGCGTGATAATATGTTCGAACTTGCTAATACCCTCGTTGGTATTTACAAAACTTACGACGCGACTAAAAGCGTTACTATTAACATGGAAGGTCACGAAGGAAACAACGGTCTTCCGACCACCACCCAAACCGGTATCATTCCAAAAAATCCTTATTGTTCACAAGCTTCTCGACAACTTTCCCAGGCAGCAAACAAAACGGCGATGCCCTCGGCTTCTCTTCCTGCGAGAGTCGAGTCCCAGGCTCCTCCTGTTGTTCCAGAAACTCCTTCCCGACCATCCACCGGTGAGCTCAATCTGAG ccTCGGAGACCTGAGCCTTCCACCGACCCCGATGAAGACACCGACGCGTCGTCAGAGCTCCGAGTCAAACTCGGACGTCGGAGAATCTAAGAGAAAATCTAGTCGGAAAAGACGTCGACTTTGA
- the Cpr gene encoding NADPH--cytochrome P450 reductase isoform X1 encodes MYTYTTCDLTADASQAVRMASSPVELNESGGLNKPEEPLFSSLDIVLLSALLFAAIWWLMRRNKNDDFTPSTKSYSIQPTSYTAVTPSENSFVKKLKTSGRSLVVFYGSQTGTGEEFAGRLAKEGMRYQMKGMVADPEESDMEELVNLKEISKSMAVFCLATYGEGDPTDNAMEFVEWLKNGEANLTGLNYAVFGLGNKTYEHYNEVAIYVDHRLEQLGATRVYELGLGDDDANIEDDFITWKDKFWPAVCEFFGIEGAGEDVSIRQYKLTEHLDLPAERIYTGEIARLHSLKSQRPPYDAKNPYLAPVIVNRELHGPTSERSCMHIEFDIDGSKMRYEAGDHLAIYPVNSEELVVKLGEICGVNLDTVVTLTNTDEESTKKHPFPCPCSYRTALTHYLDITSNPRTHILKELIEYASDPADKDKLKLMASTSTEGKALYQQWIVQENRNIVHILEDIPSLKPALDHLCELLPRLQCRYYSISSSSKLYPTSVHITAVVVEYKTPTGRTNRGVTTSWLKQKHPTVPPSVVPIFVRKSQFRLPTRPSTPVIMVGPGTGLAPFRGFIQDRDLARKDGKEVGDTILYFGCRKRDEDYLYKEELEEFEKNGTLKLHVAFSREQANKVYVTHLLEQNKDEIWDVIGPKNGHVYICGDARNMARDVHNILLKVVMEKGKMSELEAVAYVKKMDTQKRYSTDVWS; translated from the exons ATGTATACGTACACAACCTGCGATTTG ACGGCTGACGCGTCCCAGGCAGTGAGAATGGCAAGTTCACCCGTAGAGCTGAACGAGTCGGGGGGGCTCAACAAACCGGAGGAACCTCTCTTTAGCAGCCTTGACATCGTACTTTTGAGTGCCCTCTTATTCGCCGCGATATGGTGGCTCATGCGCCGCAACAAAAATGACGATTTCACACCATCCACCAAATCTTACTCGATACA ACCAACGTCGTACACCGCGGTGACGCCTTCGGAAAattctttcgttaaaaagttgaAGACTTCAGGACGAAGTTTGGTCGTATTTTACGGAAGTCAGACGGGAACCGGAGAGGAATTCGCGGGACGTTTGGCCAAAGAGGGGATGAGGTATCAGATGAAAGGTATGGTCGCAGATCCCGAAGAGTCCGATATG GAAGAACTCGTCAACTTGAAGGAAATATCGAAGAGCATGGCGGTATTTTGCTTGGCGACTTACGGCGAGGGTGATCCGACTGATAATGCTATGGAATTCGTCGAGTGGCTTAAGAACGGAGAGGCCAATCTTACAGGATTAAATTATGCG GTATTTGGCCTCGGTAACAAAACCTACGAGCATTACAACGAAGTCGCCATCTACGTGGATCACAGACTCGAACAACTCGGAGCAACTCGAGTTTACGAACTCGGTCTTGGCGATGACGATGCCAA TATCGAGGATGATTTTATAACGTGGAAAGACAAATTTTGGCCGGCGGTGTGCGAATTTTTCGGAATCGAGGGAGCCGGCGAGGATGTAAGCATACGGCAGTATAAGCTGACCGAACATTTGGATCTTCCGGCGGAGCGAATCTATACCGGTGAAATAGCTCGTCTGCATTCACTGAAGAGCCAACGACC GCCTTATGACGCGAAGAATCCGTACCTCGCGCCTGTCATAGTAAACAGGGAGCTCCACGGACCAACTTCCGAAAGATCGTGCATGCATATAGAGTTCGACATCGATGGATCGAAGATGCGTTACGAGGCGGGTGACCATCTTGCCATTTATCCAGTAAATAGTGAAGAATTGGTggtgaaattgggcgaaatttgcGGCGTCAATTTGGACACGGTCGTTACTCTCACGAATACGGATG AGGAGTCAACCAAAAAGCATCCTTTCCCGTGTCCCTGCTCGTACAGAACGGCGCTTACTCATTATCTCGATATAACGAGTAATCCGAGGACGCATATTCTGAAAGAATTGATCGAATACGCGAGCGATCCTGCGGACAAAGACAAGTTGAAACTCATGGCCTCGACGAGCACCGAGGGCAAGGCGCTCTATCAACAATGGATAGTTCAAGAGAATAGAAATATTGTACACATCCTGGAAGATATACCAAGTTTGAAACCCGCTCTCGATCATCTTTGCGAGCTTTTGCCGAGATTGCAGTGTCGTTACTACTCAATATCTTCCTCTTCGAAG CTCTATCCGACCTCTGTTCACATTACCGCGGTGGTCGTCGAGTACAAGACACCGACGGGTCGAACGAACCGAGGCGTCACGACGAGTTGGCTCAAACAGAAACATCCGACTGTTCCACCGAGCGTAGTGCCCATTTTCGTCCGAAAGTCCCAATTTCGTTTGCCCACGCGTCCCTCGACGCCCGTGATAATGGTCGGACCGGGTACGGGCCTCGCTCCCTTCCGTGGCTTCATACAAGATCGTGACCTCGCCCGAAAAGATGGCAAAGAGGTCGGTGACACGATCCTCTACTTCGGATGTCGAAAGCGCGACGAAGATTATCTCTATAAGGAGGAGCTCGAAGAGTTCGAGAAAAATGGCACACTCAAATTGCATGTCGCCTTCAGCAGAGAACAAGCGAACAAAGTATACGTAACCCATTTGCTCGAACAAAACAAGGATGAAATTTGGGATGTCATCGGACCCAAAAACGGCCACGTTTACATTTGCGG AGATGCTCGTAACATGGCTCGAGACGTTCACAACATACTGTTGAAGGTTGTgatggaaaagggaaaaatgagCGAACTAGAGGCTGTTGCTTatgtcaaaaaaatggataCGCAAAAGCGTTATTCGACCGACGTGTGGAGCTGA
- the Cpr gene encoding NADPH--cytochrome P450 reductase isoform X2 → MASSPVELNESGGLNKPEEPLFSSLDIVLLSALLFAAIWWLMRRNKNDDFTPSTKSYSIQPTSYTAVTPSENSFVKKLKTSGRSLVVFYGSQTGTGEEFAGRLAKEGMRYQMKGMVADPEESDMEELVNLKEISKSMAVFCLATYGEGDPTDNAMEFVEWLKNGEANLTGLNYAVFGLGNKTYEHYNEVAIYVDHRLEQLGATRVYELGLGDDDANIEDDFITWKDKFWPAVCEFFGIEGAGEDVSIRQYKLTEHLDLPAERIYTGEIARLHSLKSQRPPYDAKNPYLAPVIVNRELHGPTSERSCMHIEFDIDGSKMRYEAGDHLAIYPVNSEELVVKLGEICGVNLDTVVTLTNTDEESTKKHPFPCPCSYRTALTHYLDITSNPRTHILKELIEYASDPADKDKLKLMASTSTEGKALYQQWIVQENRNIVHILEDIPSLKPALDHLCELLPRLQCRYYSISSSSKLYPTSVHITAVVVEYKTPTGRTNRGVTTSWLKQKHPTVPPSVVPIFVRKSQFRLPTRPSTPVIMVGPGTGLAPFRGFIQDRDLARKDGKEVGDTILYFGCRKRDEDYLYKEELEEFEKNGTLKLHVAFSREQANKVYVTHLLEQNKDEIWDVIGPKNGHVYICGDARNMARDVHNILLKVVMEKGKMSELEAVAYVKKMDTQKRYSTDVWS, encoded by the exons ATGGCAAGTTCACCCGTAGAGCTGAACGAGTCGGGGGGGCTCAACAAACCGGAGGAACCTCTCTTTAGCAGCCTTGACATCGTACTTTTGAGTGCCCTCTTATTCGCCGCGATATGGTGGCTCATGCGCCGCAACAAAAATGACGATTTCACACCATCCACCAAATCTTACTCGATACA ACCAACGTCGTACACCGCGGTGACGCCTTCGGAAAattctttcgttaaaaagttgaAGACTTCAGGACGAAGTTTGGTCGTATTTTACGGAAGTCAGACGGGAACCGGAGAGGAATTCGCGGGACGTTTGGCCAAAGAGGGGATGAGGTATCAGATGAAAGGTATGGTCGCAGATCCCGAAGAGTCCGATATG GAAGAACTCGTCAACTTGAAGGAAATATCGAAGAGCATGGCGGTATTTTGCTTGGCGACTTACGGCGAGGGTGATCCGACTGATAATGCTATGGAATTCGTCGAGTGGCTTAAGAACGGAGAGGCCAATCTTACAGGATTAAATTATGCG GTATTTGGCCTCGGTAACAAAACCTACGAGCATTACAACGAAGTCGCCATCTACGTGGATCACAGACTCGAACAACTCGGAGCAACTCGAGTTTACGAACTCGGTCTTGGCGATGACGATGCCAA TATCGAGGATGATTTTATAACGTGGAAAGACAAATTTTGGCCGGCGGTGTGCGAATTTTTCGGAATCGAGGGAGCCGGCGAGGATGTAAGCATACGGCAGTATAAGCTGACCGAACATTTGGATCTTCCGGCGGAGCGAATCTATACCGGTGAAATAGCTCGTCTGCATTCACTGAAGAGCCAACGACC GCCTTATGACGCGAAGAATCCGTACCTCGCGCCTGTCATAGTAAACAGGGAGCTCCACGGACCAACTTCCGAAAGATCGTGCATGCATATAGAGTTCGACATCGATGGATCGAAGATGCGTTACGAGGCGGGTGACCATCTTGCCATTTATCCAGTAAATAGTGAAGAATTGGTggtgaaattgggcgaaatttgcGGCGTCAATTTGGACACGGTCGTTACTCTCACGAATACGGATG AGGAGTCAACCAAAAAGCATCCTTTCCCGTGTCCCTGCTCGTACAGAACGGCGCTTACTCATTATCTCGATATAACGAGTAATCCGAGGACGCATATTCTGAAAGAATTGATCGAATACGCGAGCGATCCTGCGGACAAAGACAAGTTGAAACTCATGGCCTCGACGAGCACCGAGGGCAAGGCGCTCTATCAACAATGGATAGTTCAAGAGAATAGAAATATTGTACACATCCTGGAAGATATACCAAGTTTGAAACCCGCTCTCGATCATCTTTGCGAGCTTTTGCCGAGATTGCAGTGTCGTTACTACTCAATATCTTCCTCTTCGAAG CTCTATCCGACCTCTGTTCACATTACCGCGGTGGTCGTCGAGTACAAGACACCGACGGGTCGAACGAACCGAGGCGTCACGACGAGTTGGCTCAAACAGAAACATCCGACTGTTCCACCGAGCGTAGTGCCCATTTTCGTCCGAAAGTCCCAATTTCGTTTGCCCACGCGTCCCTCGACGCCCGTGATAATGGTCGGACCGGGTACGGGCCTCGCTCCCTTCCGTGGCTTCATACAAGATCGTGACCTCGCCCGAAAAGATGGCAAAGAGGTCGGTGACACGATCCTCTACTTCGGATGTCGAAAGCGCGACGAAGATTATCTCTATAAGGAGGAGCTCGAAGAGTTCGAGAAAAATGGCACACTCAAATTGCATGTCGCCTTCAGCAGAGAACAAGCGAACAAAGTATACGTAACCCATTTGCTCGAACAAAACAAGGATGAAATTTGGGATGTCATCGGACCCAAAAACGGCCACGTTTACATTTGCGG AGATGCTCGTAACATGGCTCGAGACGTTCACAACATACTGTTGAAGGTTGTgatggaaaagggaaaaatgagCGAACTAGAGGCTGTTGCTTatgtcaaaaaaatggataCGCAAAAGCGTTATTCGACCGACGTGTGGAGCTGA